In the genome of Pyrobaculum islandicum DSM 4184, the window CACGAGGGTGGTCAACCTCAGCCTGGCGGGGTCCACCCCCGAGGTCTTCGCCACCTCCTCCCCCACGGCCACCAGGTTGTACCCCGCCGAGTTGGCGAGGAAGTAGAGAGCTGAGGCGGCCGCCACGGCGAGAAGCATAAAGCTCTCCCAGTAGCCGGGCCTCCCCACGTCTCCAAAAGTCCAGAAGACCACAGCCGCCGTCTGTATATCGTTGAGGTAGAGGTACTGGAGGAGGGCCAGCGCCGCCTGATACACAGAGGAGACCACCACCATCGCCAGAACCACAGAAGCCACGCTGAAGCCGGTCAACGAGGCGAGGAAGAGCACGAGGAGGCCGTTCAAGAGAGCCGAGAGGAAGGCCAACCCCACGACGAGGTAGGGGTTGGATATGTCCAACAGGCCGCGCGTGACTGTCCCCGCCCCCGCCACCATCACCGCCACAGCCACGCCCAAGGCCGCCGCCTGGGGGATCCCGAGGGTGAAGGGCGAGGCGAGGGGGTTCCTCAAAACCGCCTGTAGAGCAGCCCCCGCCACAGCGAGGGCGGCCCCCACCGCCACAGACGCCACAGCCCTCGCCAGACGCATCTTCGCCACAAGCGCCTCAGGCCCAGACCCCCACAACGCCGCCTTAAGCACATCCAGAGGGCCGTAGCTGTACGCTCCAACAGAAAGCGAGTAGAGGAAAAGCGCCGCCAACACCCCAACCAACAGGAGATACGACGCTAAGACCCGCATTTGAACTCTGTCAGCTGTCTAAATCCTCCTTTGAAATCCTTGGCTATTGCCGTGTAGAGGGGCGTGCCGAGGAACTCCCTATAGATCTCGTCAGCCTTAGCCACAGGATCCACATCCCTAAACGCCTCCGGATAAAGCACCTTACCCATAAAGTAGGCATCAGCAAAAAGCGTAGCGATGTTGCTCCAGTAGTGGTTAAAGGGCAGTATCCCGTATATCCTCCCCTCTTTGAATGCCTTAAGAGCGCAGTACTTATCCCGGCTCTTGTTAAAGTCCTGCGCCACCAGGGCGTAGTTCCCCAAGTCGATGAAGATCACGTCAGGCTGCTCCTTCAAGAGCGCCTCCCAGTCGATCTTGGCCCCCGGCTGTATGCCGTATCTATCTGCGACCCCCGGCGTGTTTAACAAAACCAGCGGCGGGAACTTCGACATGGTGCTCTCGAAGGGCTGGCCGCCCTTGTAGGAGATTGCGCCTACGTACACCTTCGGCTTTTGGGTTATGTTGGCGGTGCGTCTCTTGAGATCCTGGATCAAACCCTCCATGTATCTAACCAGCTCCTCAGCCCTCTCCTCTCTACCCAATACGACGCCTAACGTCCTCAGCGACTGGAAGAGAGTGGTAAAGTTTACCCCGCCCACGGCGTTGCTATACGAGACCACCACCACGGATATGCCAGTTTTCTCCTGTACTTGGTCGGGAGAGTTGGCCAGCACTGGAGACATAACGATTACGTCGGGGCCCACCTTCATAATAGCCTCAAAGTTGACGGGGCTGTCGGGGCCGCCCTGGCCAATCACCGGGAGCGAGGTGAGGTTTTTTGTCCAGAGGATGTAGCCGTAGTCTCTACCCCGCGGTGGCCTCTTCTCTATCTCTTCTATCCCGGCTAGTTTGTCTGTGGCGTTGAGATATACCACGAGCCTAAGCGCCCCCGGCCCCAAAGCCACAACTCTAGACACAGGCGCCTTCACAGACACCCGCCGCCCCAACACATCCACCACCTCCACAGCACCGGCGGTGGAAGGCGGCGTAGTCGTCGTGGTTGCGGCGGCCGTGGTTTGTGCTGTGGGGACTGTAGTTTGTGGAACAGCCCCCGGCTGTTGGGA includes:
- a CDS encoding FecCD family ABC transporter permease; this translates as MRVLASYLLLVGVLAALFLYSLSVGAYSYGPLDVLKAALWGSGPEALVAKMRLARAVASVAVGAALAVAGAALQAVLRNPLASPFTLGIPQAAALGVAVAVMVAGAGTVTRGLLDISNPYLVVGLAFLSALLNGLLVLFLASLTGFSVASVVLAMVVVSSVYQAALALLQYLYLNDIQTAAVVFWTFGDVGRPGYWESFMLLAVAAASALYFLANSAGYNLVAVGEEVAKTSGVDPARLRLTTLVAVTLAVAVLVSFTGVIGFVGLAAPHIARLLVGGNHTRLIPASAAAGAALVLGADIVGRLAKPPVIIPVGITLSFVGAAFILALLFRLRRYGEY
- a CDS encoding iron ABC transporter substrate-binding protein, with amino-acid sequence MRKAIYLGIAVFVILALSAYYLSQQPGAVPQTTVPTAQTTAAATTTTTPPSTAGAVEVVDVLGRRVSVKAPVSRVVALGPGALRLVVYLNATDKLAGIEEIEKRPPRGRDYGYILWTKNLTSLPVIGQGGPDSPVNFEAIMKVGPDVIVMSPVLANSPDQVQEKTGISVVVVSYSNAVGGVNFTTLFQSLRTLGVVLGREERAEELVRYMEGLIQDLKRRTANITQKPKVYVGAISYKGGQPFESTMSKFPPLVLLNTPGVADRYGIQPGAKIDWEALLKEQPDVIFIDLGNYALVAQDFNKSRDKYCALKAFKEGRIYGILPFNHYWSNIATLFADAYFMGKVLYPEAFRDVDPVAKADEIYREFLGTPLYTAIAKDFKGGFRQLTEFKCGS